The Plasmodium reichenowi strain SY57 chromosome Unknown, whole genome shotgun sequence genome window below encodes:
- a CDS encoding thioredoxin peroxidase 2: MFLKKLCRSNFFGNSRRSFSLVTKKAYNFTAQGLNKNNEIINVDLSSFIGQKYCCLLFYPLNYTFVCPTEIIEFNKHIKDFENKNVELLGISVDSVYSHLAWKNMPIEKGGIGNVEFTLVSDINKDISKNYNVLYDNSFALRGLFIIDKNGCVRHQTVNDLPIGRNVQEVLRTIDSIIHVDTSGEVCPINWKKGQKAFKPTTESLIDYINNANKNV; encoded by the coding sequence atgtttttaaaaaaactGTGCAGGAGCAATTTTTTCGGGAATTCAAGAAGATCCTTTTCGCTAGTGACAAAGAAGGCTTATAATTTCACAGCTCAAGgattaaataaaaataatgaaataataaatgttgACCTTTCCTCTTTTATAGGTCAGAAATACTGTTGTTTGTTATTTTATCCATTAAACTATACCTTCGTATGTCCAACAGAAATAATTGAATTCAATAAGCATATAAAAGattttgaaaataaaaatgtagaGTTATTAGGTATATCCGTAGATTCAGTATATAGTCATTTAGCATGGAAAAATATGCCTATTGAAAAAGGAGGAATTGGAAATGTGGAATTTACTTTAGTTTcagatataaataaagacatttctaaaaattataatgtaCTTTATGATAATTCTTTTGCTCTAAGAggtttatttattattgaTAAAAATGGATGTGTAAGACATCAAACCGTTAATGATTTACCAATAGGTAGAAATGTACAGGAAGTTTTAAGAACTATAGATTCAATTATTCATGTTGATACAAGTGGAGAAGTTTGTCCAATAAACTGGAAAAAGGGACAAAAAGCATTCAAACCAACTACCGAATCGTTAATagattatattaataatgcaaataaaaatgtataa